The DNA window GTCATTGCTATTTTTCTCTTCACCCTTGGCATTCCCCTACTCGGCAGGTTTGCGGATTTACTCGGTCTTGTTTTTAAAGGCCAAACTTCTGTTTCAGAAGATGCTACTATTCGCCCCCCATTTTTAGACGAATTACCAGAAGCAACAAATACGGCGAGAATAAAAGTCACTGGATTTTCAGGCGAAGGTGAAGTCGTAAAGATTTTTATCGACGAGCGTGAAAGTGATGAGACAAAAATTCAGGACAGTCGATTTGCGTTTGATGAGGTAGAACTTACAAGTGGAGAAAATAAAATAAGAGTGAAATCTAAAGCTGCAGATGGCAAAGAAAGTGATTTTTCGCAAGAAAAGATTGTTGTATTTGACGACAAAGAGCCAATGTTGACGGTGGAAACTCCCCAAGATGGTCAATCATTTTCTGGCAACAATAGAATTACGGTTTCCGGGAAAACAGATCGCGATGCGCAGGTCTACGCGAATAATTTTTTGGCAAGCGTAAACATTGATGGCAGTTTTGACGTTTTAGTTCCGGTTGCTGAGGGTGAAACTGTAATCGAAATAAAAGCTCAAGATATTGCCGGTAACACAAAAGTCGAACAGCGGAAAATTAACTTTAATAAGTAAACTCTAAATCGCTATGTTGCTAGATTGATATGTTGTTATGTTGAAACTCAATTTAGCAATTTAACAATCGTAACAATGTAACAATTTAATTACGCTGTCCAGTGTCCGTTAATAAACATAATTGCAAGGGCAAGTTGCAAGCAAAGAGAAATTCCCCACACAAAAATTGCTAACTTTTTTCTAGTTGTAAGATAGTTCCCTATTAATAAAAACGCTGGCAGGGCCGCGAGTAAATATCTTGGCATGCTTGTTAAGGTTCCGGTTGACGCCGGGATCAGGATGGTAAAAAGCGCGTAGAGCGCCCATGAAAAAGGAATTTTCTTAATCCCTGCAATTATTATCAAAATAAACGCGATTGTTAAGGTAACGTCTAAATGATCGTTAAATGGCCTATCGAATGGGTTGCTTGAGAGATACGAATAAATAGTTGAAATTGGGTTTTGGAAAGTCCGATGCCACCATATCGATTGTGCATTTGCGAAAAACAATGGGTCGCCAAACTTTAACTTTAGGTAAAGCGCGTAAAGTGTAAGACCAAGAACAGATAAAGGTAGATAAAAAATTTGGTACCAGTTCCTGGTGGGATTCTTTCGGATACTTGCAGCAACAGCAAATAAAATGGGAATCGTAAGAAAAACTCCAACGAACCTTGTTGCGGTTGCCAGACCTGCTGCAATTGACGCTTTGAAAAGATTATTCTTTTTAAGAAATAAGAAAGTTAAGGCGACAAAAAGGAGAAAGATTGATTCCGAATAAAAGCTGACTGCAAAATAAGTGGTTGGAAATGTTAGGTATGTGATAACCGTTGGCCACGCTGCTTTTTTGCCGAAAGTTAGGCGCGCAAGATCGCGGGTTGCATATAGAAAAAGCAGAAACGCGACGTTTGAAATTAAAAGACCCGCAAGTAATATGTTGTTGAAAAGTAAAACAGAGAGAATCTTGGTCAGTAGCGGAAAAAGCGGGAAGAACGCACCGTTATTGGCAAAGTATCCGTCTCTGGCGATTGTATAGAAATATCCTCCGTCCCATTGCGCAAGCGAATACCAGTAGCTAAATTCTTTTCCGGGTGCGATTGCGCCAATCGCGCCGTTTGCCGCGAGTGGGAATACCAGGCTTCCCAAGATTGTGCTAAACAAGAGTCCGAGTCGCCAGAAGAGGAAAACTTTAGTTATCATACGTGGTTGCTAAACCAAGAATAAACCAATAGGAAAGCATCAGCTGCGGGAAAAACAGTGAATTTACGAATTGGGAATGAATAACAAGACTAGCAAGAGCGGCGGTTCCAATTAACCCAATAGCTTTTTTGCTTTTGGTAAACTCCACAAACATTGAAAAAAATAGACAAATAAAAGGTACCAAGCCTATTATCCCTGTCGTTGCAGCAACTAGGAGGATGCTGGAGTCGCTCCCGGCACCCGAGTGGCCACCAAGAGGGTTATCGTGTGGAAAGAGGTTGTACCTTGCTTGAGCGAAGCGATAAGAGTTGAAGCCGACGCCAAAAATTGGGTTGTCCTTGAAAATTGTGACAGCGTTTTTCCAACTTTCGATTCTAGCTTCTGATGTTTCGTCTAAGGTAAACGCGCCCAGTATTCTGGCTCTGACCGGACTAAGCGCGAAGAAAGAAATGCTAAACGCGATTAAAAATATTAAGAGGGCATTTCTGGATTTTAGAAGGCCAATAACTAAGAGCCCTGCCAAAAGCGCTAGATACGAGCTCCTCGAAAAAGTTAGCACTAAGGCCACAAAAGAGACGAGAGACATAAGAAAATAAAGCTTTTCGGCTCTTTCGAGATACATCACAGTTGCCGTAAAGAAAAGTAAGGCTATTAAGCCTCCCGCGAAATTCGGATCCAAAAAAGTAGATGCCAGCCTTCTTTGGTGAGGATCCCATCCGAAGGGCACAAGCGGTGTGAAGTCTGGCAGAAAAATTATTTGTAGAAAACCCGCAAGTATAAAGATGAGGCCGACGATTAAATAAATGTTCAGCCAGCTTGTAATTTTGTTTTTGGCGATTGTATTTGAGGTAACTATGAAAATGAAAAAGTAGAGAATAAATCTCGCTAAAAAGAGCAGCGAGATCAGAACTTCCTTTTGGGAAAGGTTTACTTTGGCAAGAGTTGTTGAAGCGAGCGCGACCAGACTAAAGATTAGAACTGGTAGAAATACTCTTGGGTTGAGCTTTAAAGATTTTCTAATAAGAAACGTGTGAACGAGAAAGACTATAACTGTAACAAAAATAAAAATGTCGGAAAGCGTTATGTACGCCGCACCTTCAGAGATGGGGATCCTGATTAGCTGACCGGGAATGATAGACGCAAGGGACAATATAAGAAGGAGTTTTACGATATTCATTTATTTTTGACGAAGTGGGCAACAGAGGATTCGAACCTCTGGCCTCTACAGTGTGATTGTAGCGCTCTAACCAACTGAGCTAGTTGCCCCTTGATGGCACGATGAATATTAACATAAAATATTTAGCATGAGTTATCAGGAGGGGTTTAAATTATTCGTTAAAGAGGCAGTCCAGACAGTTGCCATCACCCTAGTAGTTCTTTTTTTCGTCTACAACTTCCTCGTCCAACCCCACAGAGTTAAAGGCGATTCGATGCTCCCAAATTACCATGACGGCGAGTTGCTGTTAACG is part of the Candidatus Curtissbacteria bacterium genome and encodes:
- a CDS encoding O-antigen ligase family protein, which gives rise to MNIVKLLLILSLASIIPGQLIRIPISEGAAYITLSDIFIFVTVIVFLVHTFLIRKSLKLNPRVFLPVLIFSLVALASTTLAKVNLSQKEVLISLLFLARFILYFFIFIVTSNTIAKNKITSWLNIYLIVGLIFILAGFLQIIFLPDFTPLVPFGWDPHQRRLASTFLDPNFAGGLIALLFFTATVMYLERAEKLYFLMSLVSFVALVLTFSRSSYLALLAGLLVIGLLKSRNALLIFLIAFSISFFALSPVRARILGAFTLDETSEARIESWKNAVTIFKDNPIFGVGFNSYRFAQARYNLFPHDNPLGGHSGAGSDSSILLVAATTGIIGLVPFICLFFSMFVEFTKSKKAIGLIGTAALASLVIHSQFVNSLFFPQLMLSYWFILGLATTYDN